From a single Chlamydia muridarum str. Nigg genomic region:
- the garD gene encoding inclusion membrane protein GarD — translation MVSFDLSVTTTNIGAGYDDIQRMLNGVTCSSGGMGLLTPSACSPMSSFCSSNQPYSARDLKNRIHQFCQHSGPITGFYSLYNEKIMFEEALLVPTVLEAVESTFWISALSRLGGERPSTFDTVILSFFVGLISLVCGAMFVGIVSSAVKIYRLMQTMRQARTLNENVQRLLAPQATNMRSAFAKLKGIVASKALDQVEQGYRKFRNRMITSFVANALITIAFCALLASVILSAFFIGGASGCLMAAFFGCLGVGLGSLTIGMLVGIVSAICQRKHKQEAARCIQRGIFYSLILEQMQRFPKDFFRDPVAKSIMAIQAGEALDEGKLSWKEMPSITACLGREGLDAQAYSFISSSPLDGRIEEAFR, via the coding sequence ATGGTAAGTTTCGATTTAAGTGTGACAACAACGAATATTGGTGCAGGATATGACGATATTCAACGTATGTTAAACGGTGTGACTTGTTCTTCCGGAGGAATGGGATTATTAACTCCTTCCGCATGTTCTCCAATGAGTAGTTTCTGTTCTTCTAACCAGCCCTATAGTGCTAGAGATTTAAAGAATCGCATTCACCAGTTTTGTCAGCATTCGGGTCCTATTACGGGATTTTATTCCTTGTACAATGAGAAGATTATGTTTGAGGAGGCTCTTCTTGTTCCGACTGTTCTTGAAGCTGTAGAGTCAACTTTTTGGATATCAGCTCTTTCTCGTTTAGGAGGAGAGCGTCCTTCGACTTTTGACACGGTAATTCTGAGCTTTTTTGTTGGGCTTATTTCTTTGGTGTGCGGGGCGATGTTTGTTGGTATTGTTTCTAGTGCCGTGAAAATTTATCGTCTTATGCAGACAATGAGGCAAGCACGTACTTTGAATGAAAATGTGCAAAGACTATTAGCTCCACAAGCTACGAACATGCGGTCTGCTTTTGCAAAACTTAAAGGGATTGTTGCTTCGAAAGCGCTTGATCAAGTAGAGCAAGGTTATCGCAAATTCAGAAATCGAATGATTACTTCTTTTGTTGCTAATGCTCTAATTACAATAGCCTTTTGTGCTTTATTAGCATCTGTAATTCTTTCTGCTTTCTTCATTGGTGGAGCAAGTGGGTGTCTGATGGCAGCGTTCTTCGGATGTTTAGGAGTGGGACTTGGATCTTTGACTATTGGAATGCTTGTGGGGATTGTCTCCGCTATCTGTCAGCGTAAGCATAAACAAGAAGCTGCACGATGCATTCAGAGAGGTATTTTTTACTCCCTTATTTTGGAGCAAATGCAAAGATTCCCCAAAGACTTTTTTAGAGATCCTGTGGCGAAAAGTATTATGGCCATTCAAGCAGGAGAAGCTTTGGATGAAGGAAAATTGTCTTGGAAAGAAATGCCAAGCATTACAGCTTGCTTAGGAAGAGAGGGATTAGATGCTCAAGCCTATTCCTTTATTTCTTCTTCTCCCTTGGATGGTCGTATAGAAGAAGCTTTTCGATGA
- a CDS encoding ABC transporter substrate-binding protein: protein MSFRCIFLVIVIFLITGCSYSLPKHTLTIAIHDDPHSLSPEQGENAFNFSLSRILFATLFREEPSGLIPALASSYQPSENGLCYRFFIRKDAKWSDGSLLLAEDVVAAWTHTKKTGRYPELFDNLTFYAPSSSEVVVELKDPSSQLLAILASPFFSVYRPESPLLSSGPFMVHTYLQGETLVLHKNPHYYDDALVELQSIDFRIIPNIYTALHLLRRGDVDWVGQPWHQGIPFELRSASPFYAHYPVDGTFWLILNSKDPILSSLANRKRLVAAIRKEELVRYALGDQYKVVESPSPNEDERFCCYEDSSAQFPGKITLIYPNNITRCQRLAEVLQEQCRNAGINLVLQGLEYHVFVQKRAMQDFSISTATSITFHPLTCAQFDHTALNDFTCLPLYHMEYDYILGKPLDHVIHHPSGSVDLIYARFH, encoded by the coding sequence ATGAGTTTCCGCTGTATCTTTCTTGTTATTGTCATATTTTTGATAACAGGATGCTCTTATTCTCTCCCAAAACACACACTAACTATAGCCATTCATGACGATCCTCACTCCCTTTCTCCTGAACAAGGGGAGAATGCGTTCAATTTTTCTTTATCCAGAATCTTATTTGCTACGCTCTTTCGCGAGGAGCCTTCTGGATTAATCCCTGCTCTTGCCTCTTCGTATCAACCTTCTGAAAACGGACTATGTTATCGATTTTTTATTCGCAAAGACGCCAAGTGGAGCGATGGTTCTCTTTTACTGGCAGAAGATGTTGTTGCTGCATGGACACACACAAAAAAAACAGGTCGCTACCCCGAGTTATTTGACAATCTAACTTTTTACGCTCCTTCTTCTTCAGAAGTTGTTGTGGAATTAAAGGACCCGAGCTCTCAACTACTGGCTATATTGGCCTCACCTTTCTTTTCTGTATATCGCCCTGAGAGCCCCCTCCTATCTTCCGGACCTTTTATGGTCCACACTTATTTACAAGGAGAAACTCTCGTTCTGCACAAAAATCCTCATTACTACGATGACGCGCTTGTAGAGCTACAATCTATCGATTTTCGAATCATTCCGAATATTTATACAGCCTTACATCTATTGCGGAGAGGAGATGTGGATTGGGTAGGACAACCTTGGCACCAAGGAATCCCTTTCGAACTGCGTTCGGCTTCTCCTTTCTATGCTCACTATCCTGTAGACGGGACCTTTTGGTTAATTCTGAATTCTAAAGACCCCATATTATCGTCATTAGCCAACCGAAAACGATTAGTTGCTGCCATTCGAAAGGAAGAACTCGTGAGATATGCTTTGGGAGACCAATATAAAGTGGTTGAAAGTCCCTCCCCAAATGAGGACGAAAGATTTTGTTGCTATGAAGACTCTTCCGCACAATTTCCAGGGAAAATAACTCTAATATACCCCAACAACATTACTCGCTGCCAACGATTAGCTGAAGTGTTGCAGGAACAGTGTCGCAATGCAGGCATTAACTTAGTACTACAAGGACTAGAATATCATGTATTTGTTCAAAAACGCGCCATGCAAGATTTTTCTATTTCCACAGCGACTTCTATAACTTTCCACCCCTTAACCTGCGCCCAATTCGATCACACAGCACTAAACGACTTCACTTGCCTACCTTTATACCATATGGAATATGATTACATCTTAGGCAAGCCACTGGATCATGTGATTCACCACCCTTCAGGAAGCGTTGATTTGATATACGCACGTTTTCATTAA
- a CDS encoding L-threonylcarbamoyladenylate synthase, with the protein MLSQHIERIRSGQVFAFPTDTVYGLGVSFLIPEADKQLFALKRRNPQKALSVYVSSLEELEYVAQRRLGEASIKIAQKFLPGPLTLITKHNNPRFSQKTLGFRIVEHPIVKQIIQEVGPLLATSANVSGFPSAVSSDEVKQDFPEKDILVISGTCSIGLESTVVDAEERIIYREGVVSAAEIEDVLQAKCTCSPRSQSFRESIRIYVVKNHVDLSSFLSAKLAFKGVICQHPQPCTFYSVLRQALRSSTQEVIFVYDEKNTEYPVLSRFLGASYDSGYAL; encoded by the coding sequence GTGCTTTCTCAGCATATTGAAAGAATTAGGTCTGGGCAAGTCTTTGCTTTCCCGACGGATACAGTGTATGGGCTAGGAGTCTCGTTTCTCATACCTGAAGCTGATAAGCAGTTATTTGCTCTTAAGCGTAGGAATCCTCAAAAAGCTTTATCTGTTTATGTTTCTTCTCTTGAAGAATTGGAGTATGTTGCCCAGCGCCGCTTAGGAGAGGCTTCAATTAAGATTGCTCAAAAATTTCTTCCCGGTCCACTCACATTAATTACCAAACATAATAACCCAAGATTTTCTCAAAAAACGTTAGGATTTCGAATAGTTGAACATCCCATAGTGAAGCAAATTATCCAAGAAGTAGGTCCCTTGCTTGCCACCTCAGCAAATGTATCGGGGTTCCCTTCGGCGGTTTCTTCTGATGAAGTAAAGCAGGATTTCCCTGAAAAAGATATTTTAGTGATTTCTGGGACTTGCTCTATAGGATTGGAATCTACTGTAGTAGATGCTGAAGAGCGTATCATTTATCGAGAAGGGGTGGTATCTGCTGCGGAAATAGAAGATGTTTTACAAGCAAAATGTACTTGTTCCCCTAGAAGCCAGTCTTTTAGGGAAAGTATTCGTATTTACGTTGTAAAAAATCATGTGGATTTGAGCTCTTTTCTCTCTGCTAAGCTAGCCTTCAAGGGAGTTATTTGTCAGCATCCTCAGCCATGCACTTTTTACTCGGTTTTGAGACAAGCTTTGCGATCTTCTACTCAAGAAGTGATTTTTGTTTATGATGAAAAAAATACGGAATACCCAGTTCTTTCAAGGTTTTTAGGAGCAAGTTATGATAGTGGATATGCATTGTGA
- a CDS encoding queuosine precursor transporter — protein MLNESLFLLQILFVIGFGAFFATRSVSMLSAWVSLLSIIMNIFVLKQIVLFGFEVTAADVYVIGLFSCLNCAREFWGKEEAKKIIFVSWCNTLAFLLLTQCHLYLVPSSGDVSQLHYEALFSPSLRIVSASIISTMTVQFVDFKVFGWLKRCSQGRVFGLRSAVSVALSQSLDTVIFSFLGLYGLVANLCDVMLFSLLSKGAALLLASPCVALAKVFYNRMNKEETLLSD, from the coding sequence ATGTTGAATGAGTCATTGTTTTTATTACAGATCCTTTTTGTGATTGGTTTTGGAGCTTTTTTTGCAACAAGAAGCGTGAGCATGTTGTCTGCATGGGTTTCACTACTTTCTATCATTATGAATATCTTTGTATTGAAGCAAATTGTCCTGTTTGGATTTGAGGTAACTGCTGCGGATGTTTACGTCATTGGACTTTTCTCTTGTTTGAATTGCGCTCGGGAATTTTGGGGAAAAGAGGAAGCAAAAAAAATTATTTTTGTTTCTTGGTGTAACACGCTTGCTTTTCTGCTGCTTACACAATGTCATCTTTATTTGGTTCCTTCTTCTGGGGATGTGAGTCAACTTCATTACGAAGCTCTGTTTTCGCCTTCACTGAGGATCGTTTCCGCATCTATTATCTCAACTATGACGGTTCAATTTGTAGATTTTAAGGTGTTTGGATGGTTGAAACGATGTTCACAGGGACGTGTTTTTGGATTGCGTTCCGCTGTTTCTGTGGCGCTTTCGCAAAGCTTAGACACAGTCATTTTTTCTTTCCTTGGGCTCTATGGACTCGTTGCTAATCTTTGTGATGTTATGCTGTTTTCTTTACTATCCAAAGGAGCCGCTCTTTTATTAGCTTCCCCTTGCGTGGCATTGGCTAAAGTGTTTTATAACAGGATGAATAAAGAAGAGACCCTTTTAAGTGATTAA
- a CDS encoding membrane dipeptidase, protein MIVDMHCDMLSHENFSPANPAVRSSPDQLIEGGVNVQVCALFTESQEFTTLDQQNQLFFSLIEQDERLTPIAYEPQMEGSLQMIRSVENASGLGSDKIPLQALFQKLLILHSQGPLAYVGLVWNFANRFGGGVLEPKRLSKDGKNLLEFLYALAIPVDLSHCSDQLTEDILDFTVDKLPNMFILASHSNFRKVQGVARNLLDVHAKEIFARNGVIGLNGVNYFVGESLEDMRKHIAYAQELGILDGLVLGTDFFYTDEEKFFPNFSTAKDHPKLQALIEDTLSVNQARALLAGTAQQFLTKVVTAQKSVVNTITL, encoded by the coding sequence ATGATAGTGGATATGCATTGTGACATGTTATCTCATGAAAATTTTTCTCCTGCAAATCCAGCCGTAAGAAGTTCTCCCGACCAATTAATAGAAGGGGGAGTTAATGTACAGGTATGTGCTCTATTCACTGAATCACAAGAGTTCACAACGTTAGATCAACAAAATCAATTGTTTTTTTCGTTAATAGAACAAGATGAGAGATTGACGCCAATAGCTTATGAGCCACAGATGGAAGGCTCCTTGCAAATGATCCGTAGTGTAGAAAATGCTTCGGGATTGGGTTCGGATAAGATTCCCTTACAAGCTCTGTTTCAGAAGCTTTTGATTTTACACAGTCAGGGGCCTTTAGCATATGTAGGTCTCGTCTGGAATTTCGCGAATCGTTTTGGTGGAGGGGTTTTAGAGCCCAAACGGTTGTCTAAGGATGGAAAAAATCTTTTAGAGTTCTTGTATGCTTTGGCGATTCCTGTAGATCTTAGCCATTGCTCAGATCAGCTAACAGAAGATATTTTAGATTTTACTGTAGACAAGCTTCCTAATATGTTTATATTAGCCAGTCATTCTAATTTTCGTAAGGTTCAGGGAGTTGCGCGCAATTTGTTGGATGTTCATGCTAAAGAAATTTTCGCAAGAAATGGAGTAATTGGGCTGAATGGAGTCAACTACTTTGTGGGAGAGTCTTTAGAAGATATGAGAAAGCATATCGCCTATGCCCAAGAGTTAGGTATCTTAGATGGCTTAGTGTTAGGAACAGACTTTTTTTATACGGACGAAGAGAAATTTTTCCCCAATTTTTCCACAGCCAAAGACCACCCTAAATTACAAGCTTTGATTGAAGACACTCTTTCAGTTAATCAGGCGCGGGCTTTGTTAGCAGGAACTGCCCAACAGTTTTTAACAAAGGTTGTTACTGCTCAAAAGAGCGTTGTGAATACAATTACACTTTAA
- a CDS encoding SUMF1/EgtB/PvdO family nonheme iron enzyme — MEEQSTVEYWGDYKVIAELEQGLWSRDVLTEHRFIKKRYVLKILPSELSLSEDFMKVFQKVIVQLATIRHPSLVAIENVSQEKDRYFIVTEENSGTISLAKYLSGRKLSEEEIVYLIQQLCEVLELVHEIGLAHGQINLHSVHVSFINGVANIYLPEVGFASLLRERMFSSIMQKASMQESVECIRDLLVFEAPEEKSTNHRATDAYSVGVLAYYLLVGAFPWGAFPKPSSCIPDSIYDWDSFILSCLQQQQQARPKRLRDALKKKTLGEQLQSTIDHCRESLRAMEVQEEVSEPIAPTSLIREGEKLFEGKEEQQAFVLVEAKSIDEAMVTTVDSEEVSESGEGYVNPLQSLLAREPVVSRYVEIEREEVKPQPLSTEMVFIEGGDFSRGSRDGQRDELPVHNITLPGFLLDIHPVTNEHFVRFLEFIGGEQDEHYNELIRLKDSRIQRRSGRLIIEPGYAKHPVVGVTWYGASSYASWIGKRLPSEAEWEVAAAGGKLGMRYPTGEDVDKSKANFFSSDTTPVMSYPANILGLYDMAGNIYEWCQDWYSYDFYENSALEPDSPQGPPQGVYRVLRGGCWKSLKEDLRCAHRHRNNPGAINSTYGFRCAKDVK; from the coding sequence ATGGAAGAGCAATCCACAGTTGAATATTGGGGAGATTACAAAGTTATCGCGGAACTCGAGCAAGGATTGTGGAGTCGAGATGTTCTTACAGAACATCGGTTTATTAAAAAACGTTACGTGCTCAAGATACTTCCTTCGGAACTTTCATTGTCAGAAGATTTTATGAAAGTGTTTCAAAAGGTCATTGTTCAATTAGCTACGATTCGCCATCCAAGCTTGGTAGCTATTGAGAATGTTTCTCAGGAGAAGGATCGCTATTTTATTGTGACGGAAGAGAATAGCGGTACGATCTCTCTGGCCAAGTATTTATCTGGAAGAAAACTATCAGAAGAAGAGATTGTGTATTTGATTCAACAACTTTGTGAAGTTTTGGAGCTAGTACATGAAATAGGATTAGCTCATGGTCAGATTAATTTACATTCTGTTCATGTCTCTTTTATCAATGGAGTAGCCAATATTTATCTTCCTGAGGTGGGGTTCGCATCTTTGCTTAGAGAACGTATGTTCTCCTCTATTATGCAGAAAGCTTCCATGCAAGAAAGCGTGGAATGTATTCGTGATTTGTTGGTGTTTGAGGCTCCTGAAGAGAAATCAACCAATCACCGTGCGACAGATGCGTACTCAGTTGGTGTGTTAGCTTATTACTTGCTAGTAGGAGCATTTCCTTGGGGAGCTTTTCCTAAACCCTCGTCTTGTATACCTGACAGTATTTATGATTGGGATAGTTTTATTTTGAGTTGTTTGCAGCAACAACAACAAGCCAGACCGAAGCGATTGCGAGATGCTCTAAAGAAAAAAACATTAGGAGAGCAGCTCCAGTCGACTATTGACCACTGTCGTGAGTCCTTGCGTGCGATGGAAGTTCAAGAGGAGGTTTCGGAACCTATTGCTCCGACGTCTCTGATTCGAGAGGGAGAGAAGCTTTTTGAGGGCAAAGAGGAACAACAAGCTTTTGTATTAGTAGAGGCTAAATCGATTGATGAAGCAATGGTTACTACTGTGGATTCAGAGGAAGTATCGGAGAGTGGAGAAGGATATGTCAATCCGTTGCAGTCTTTATTAGCAAGAGAACCGGTCGTTAGTCGCTACGTAGAAATAGAAAGAGAAGAAGTGAAACCTCAACCGCTATCTACCGAAATGGTGTTTATTGAGGGAGGAGATTTTTCTCGTGGAAGCAGAGATGGACAGAGGGATGAATTACCGGTTCATAATATCACCCTTCCGGGATTTCTTTTAGATATTCATCCTGTTACGAATGAGCATTTTGTACGTTTTTTGGAGTTTATTGGCGGAGAACAGGACGAACATTATAATGAACTAATTCGTTTAAAAGATTCTAGGATTCAGCGTCGCTCAGGCAGGCTTATTATTGAGCCTGGATATGCTAAACATCCTGTTGTGGGTGTGACTTGGTATGGTGCTTCTTCTTATGCAAGTTGGATAGGCAAGAGGTTGCCTTCGGAGGCTGAATGGGAAGTGGCGGCTGCCGGAGGGAAGTTAGGAATGCGTTACCCTACCGGAGAAGATGTAGATAAAAGCAAAGCTAACTTCTTTAGTTCAGATACAACGCCGGTTATGAGCTATCCAGCTAATATACTAGGTCTTTATGATATGGCAGGGAATATATACGAATGGTGCCAGGATTGGTACAGTTACGATTTTTATGAAAATTCCGCTTTAGAGCCAGATTCTCCTCAGGGGCCTCCTCAAGGTGTCTATCGCGTTTTGCGAGGAGGGTGTTGGAAGAGTCTAAAAGAGGATCTCCGTTGTGCACATCGCCACCGAAACAATCCAGGGGCAATTAATAGCACCTATGGGTTTCGTTGTGCGAAAGATGTAAAATAA
- a CDS encoding hydrolase: protein MGYSFFRRKLAGVEFIESPGDPEAPVVIFCHGYGASADNLTFFPSVCVCGSLRPTWIFPHGIEKLPYELGGGRAWFPLDTKLFETLISSQEVTPDTDRLYQQLLDVDFEKPKQALEGLIQELGKPRSEVIIGGFSQGAMMTTHLMLSSRIPYKGALICSGAAVPNQSWKENILLCGKTPYIQCHGYEDPILPYFLGERLHKILSPSLSGEFVSFHGGHEIPVVMMQKIQESITLWNQQI, encoded by the coding sequence ATGGGGTATTCTTTTTTTCGTCGCAAGCTTGCCGGGGTGGAATTTATAGAGAGTCCTGGAGATCCCGAGGCTCCTGTGGTTATTTTTTGCCATGGGTATGGAGCCAGTGCTGATAACCTTACCTTTTTCCCTTCTGTGTGTGTATGCGGTTCTTTGCGTCCCACGTGGATATTCCCGCATGGCATAGAGAAACTTCCTTATGAATTGGGTGGTGGCCGGGCGTGGTTTCCTTTAGATACTAAGCTTTTTGAGACTTTAATTTCTTCTCAGGAAGTTACTCCGGATACGGATCGTCTATACCAGCAATTATTGGACGTAGATTTTGAAAAGCCTAAACAGGCTTTAGAAGGCCTAATCCAAGAATTAGGGAAACCACGATCTGAAGTGATTATAGGAGGATTCAGCCAAGGGGCTATGATGACAACGCATCTTATGCTTTCTTCGCGGATTCCTTATAAAGGTGCATTGATTTGTTCTGGAGCTGCAGTTCCTAATCAATCATGGAAGGAAAATATTCTATTATGCGGAAAAACTCCTTATATCCAATGTCATGGATACGAGGATCCGATATTGCCCTACTTCTTAGGAGAGCGCTTACATAAGATATTGAGCCCTTCTTTATCAGGGGAGTTTGTTTCTTTTCATGGAGGCCATGAAATTCCCGTTGTTATGATGCAAAAAATACAGGAAAGCATCACGCTTTGGAACCAGCAGATATAG
- a CDS encoding class I SAM-dependent methyltransferase — translation MSKKSASHSSRPTKMSPDTSWESIAQDYNKAVDRDGHFYHREVILPNLLSKLQLSPSSSLVDIGCGQGVLEKQLPKKLPYLGIDLSPSLLRFAKKNSGSRSRQFLHHDMTHPLPETYHNQFSHAVAILSLQNMESPAQAISHAAQLLAPQGRLFIILNHPCFRIPRLSSWFYDEPKKLMSRKIDRYLSPLSVPIVAHPGEKHSETTYSFHFPLSYWVQSLSKTHLLIDNMEEWTSPKKSSGKRAKAENLCRKEFPLFLFISAIKRS, via the coding sequence ATGTCCAAAAAATCGGCTTCTCATTCATCGAGACCAACAAAAATGTCCCCAGACACTTCCTGGGAATCTATTGCCCAAGATTACAACAAAGCAGTCGACCGAGATGGACACTTCTATCATAGAGAAGTGATTCTTCCCAATTTACTATCTAAATTACAATTATCGCCTTCGTCATCCCTAGTTGATATAGGGTGCGGCCAAGGAGTTTTAGAGAAGCAGTTGCCTAAAAAACTTCCCTACCTAGGGATCGATCTTTCTCCTAGTCTGCTGCGTTTTGCAAAAAAAAACTCCGGTTCAAGATCTCGTCAATTCCTGCATCACGATATGACGCACCCCTTACCAGAGACTTACCATAATCAGTTCTCCCATGCCGTAGCTATTCTCTCTCTTCAGAACATGGAATCTCCAGCGCAAGCTATTTCGCATGCAGCTCAACTTCTGGCTCCTCAAGGAAGATTATTCATCATACTCAACCATCCATGTTTTCGCATTCCCAGGCTCTCTTCCTGGTTTTATGATGAACCTAAAAAGTTGATGTCTAGAAAAATAGATCGTTATCTCTCTCCCTTATCAGTGCCTATTGTTGCTCATCCTGGAGAAAAACACTCCGAAACAACGTATTCTTTTCATTTTCCTTTAAGTTACTGGGTGCAATCCTTATCAAAAACCCATCTCCTAATTGACAATATGGAAGAGTGGACCTCTCCCAAAAAATCGTCTGGTAAGAGAGCCAAAGCCGAGAACCTTTGCCGCAAAGAGTTTCCGCTGTTCTTGTTTATTTCAGCGATAAAAAGATCTTAG
- a CDS encoding YecA family protein, which yields MLKKPNRNDPCPCGSGKKYKQCCLKSQTQTVRHTPDGKFRFSITASPTTSSSTESFAKLFQRSVDSYSSEQKEEMRKFLITKNKEPIGKRALRKAKAKEERTISKKLSQHEFQVLDTDASDENISSAQDHEQFLPTQEDYRVPKKGDSQGSENS from the coding sequence ATGTTGAAAAAGCCTAATAGAAACGATCCTTGTCCTTGTGGATCTGGGAAGAAATATAAGCAGTGTTGTCTGAAATCTCAGACGCAAACTGTTCGCCATACTCCTGATGGGAAGTTTAGATTTTCTATAACAGCTTCTCCTACGACTAGCTCTTCAACGGAGAGTTTTGCTAAGTTATTTCAGCGATCGGTGGATTCCTATTCCTCAGAGCAAAAAGAAGAGATGAGAAAGTTTCTTATCACCAAGAATAAGGAACCTATAGGAAAACGTGCGCTTCGAAAAGCAAAAGCAAAAGAAGAGAGAACGATTTCCAAGAAGCTCAGTCAGCATGAATTTCAAGTGTTGGATACAGATGCTTCGGATGAAAATATTTCTTCTGCGCAAGATCACGAACAGTTCCTTCCTACGCAAGAAGATTATCGTGTTCCAAAAAAAGGAGATTCGCAAGGGTCGGAAAATTCTTAA
- a CDS encoding YihY/virulence factor BrkB family protein, protein MLRPLSFLKKLHHAFRNNFIIKSFLKAPKVLYYNEASKEACILSYYGLFSCIPILVFFLRLSQYLFISLDWKEWLLLHYPDYETPILAIFEAAYSTTSSIVVVLVSSFFVFCWAGILMLQSLEDGLNKIFCPGITQASLKRLISYLIITLISPMIFIIVCGSWIYITQIMPISYPKLFSFSHAMACIYVISRILPYALLYGGLFCCYAFLPRVPTQKSSSLLAAAIAGSAWVISQKIFFCLQLYIFNYSFTYGALVALPSFLLLLYLYSIIYLFGGALSFLFQNKGFITLIPKEEIFPNSYFKFILCLYFLTLITEHFDHSLPPPSSSYLAKRAKASIGEASQCLDILEKEGMILKHKDGYKPSHNISNLHIDAIFVLLTKSPSFANICSSSLMPIQENLAHILAEIKKSSHNLSLSEIAKKVNS, encoded by the coding sequence ATGTTGCGCCCTTTGTCTTTTCTTAAAAAGCTTCACCATGCCTTTCGCAACAATTTCATTATCAAATCTTTTCTAAAAGCTCCTAAAGTTCTTTACTACAATGAGGCCTCTAAAGAAGCCTGCATTCTAAGTTACTATGGTCTTTTTAGTTGCATTCCTATACTGGTCTTCTTTCTAAGACTTTCTCAATATTTGTTCATTAGCTTGGACTGGAAAGAATGGCTATTGCTCCATTACCCTGATTACGAAACTCCTATTCTAGCTATTTTTGAAGCAGCTTATTCAACAACAAGCAGCATCGTAGTCGTTCTGGTCAGTAGTTTTTTTGTTTTTTGTTGGGCTGGAATTCTCATGCTGCAATCTTTAGAAGATGGCCTGAATAAAATATTCTGCCCAGGAATCACACAAGCCTCTTTAAAAAGACTCATTAGCTACTTAATTATTACCCTTATTAGCCCCATGATCTTCATCATTGTTTGCGGATCTTGGATCTATATCACACAAATCATGCCTATTAGTTACCCCAAGCTATTTAGTTTTAGCCATGCCATGGCCTGCATTTATGTGATTTCGCGAATACTACCTTATGCCCTACTTTATGGTGGCCTGTTTTGCTGCTATGCATTTCTCCCCAGAGTTCCCACACAAAAATCCTCGTCTCTTTTGGCCGCAGCCATAGCTGGTAGTGCCTGGGTAATCTCTCAGAAAATTTTCTTTTGCCTGCAACTCTATATTTTCAACTATAGCTTTACTTATGGAGCCCTAGTTGCTTTACCCTCCTTCCTCCTTCTTCTCTATCTTTACTCTATTATTTATTTGTTCGGAGGAGCATTGTCCTTCCTCTTTCAAAATAAAGGATTTATCACTCTAATTCCGAAAGAGGAGATTTTTCCTAATAGCTACTTCAAATTCATTTTATGTCTGTATTTTCTGACTCTTATTACAGAGCATTTCGATCACTCCCTCCCCCCTCCAAGCTCCAGTTACCTTGCTAAAAGAGCTAAAGCTTCTATTGGAGAAGCTTCCCAATGTCTAGATATCCTAGAAAAAGAGGGTATGATCCTAAAACACAAAGACGGTTATAAGCCCTCCCATAACATTTCTAACTTGCATATAGATGCTATCTTTGTCCTTTTAACAAAATCTCCCTCGTTCGCGAACATCTGCTCTTCCTCTCTAATGCCTATACAAGAAAACCTTGCTCATATACTAGCAGAGATCAAAAAGAGCTCGCATAACCTCTCTCTTTCAGAAATTGCTAAAAAAGTGAATTCATGA